In Acidimicrobiales bacterium, the following proteins share a genomic window:
- a CDS encoding peptidoglycan DD-metalloendopeptidase family protein — MPRALVAIALVVAAVVAAVAARPSAAEATVRYVPPVDAPVVDAFRPPPTPFAAGNRGLEYATAPGTDVRAAADGEVVFAGQVAGSLHVTVLHADGIRTSYSFLATIAVHEGDDVRQGDVVGTAGPRLFFGARVGDEYVDPALLLGGGPPAVHLVPLEGDGVSAGDERRALAALSAEHRWPAAGALAWLRDRAAALPARLASSGRAAAGSWRAVLHEVLALDPVPHVAAVADAVGRWRAARQSCTPPDRSPPPTSGRRIAVLVGGLGSSSLDAAVDTVDTAALGYAPADVVRFSYAGGRTPDPTDGLTTVPATAYTPADTQRDLAASGAALADLLTAIATAAPGVPVDVIAHSQGGLVARLALDDLASRAGAPALPAVLVTLGTPHGGADLATAVAAAGVSTAGASALGGLSALLGLDLDARSPAIAELAETSDVVAGLAGRPPPAGVKAVSIAARGDLVVPTARSALAGAALAVVPVGGPTAHDRLPGTPEATREIALALAGMAPTCESLADVVRDAVTAEAISLGEDVLGLAAASTGLAVAAAPP, encoded by the coding sequence ATGCCACGCGCCCTCGTCGCGATCGCACTCGTCGTCGCCGCCGTCGTCGCGGCCGTCGCCGCCCGTCCGTCGGCCGCCGAGGCGACCGTCCGCTACGTCCCGCCGGTCGACGCGCCGGTCGTCGACGCCTTCCGCCCGCCCCCGACCCCGTTCGCCGCCGGGAACCGCGGCCTCGAGTACGCGACCGCACCCGGCACGGACGTCCGGGCGGCCGCGGACGGGGAGGTGGTGTTCGCCGGCCAGGTCGCCGGCAGCCTCCACGTCACCGTCCTCCACGCCGACGGCATCCGCACGAGCTATTCGTTCCTCGCCACGATCGCCGTCCACGAAGGCGACGATGTCCGGCAGGGCGACGTCGTCGGCACGGCCGGGCCTCGCCTGTTCTTCGGGGCCCGGGTCGGCGACGAGTACGTCGACCCCGCGCTCCTGCTCGGCGGCGGGCCGCCCGCCGTCCACCTCGTCCCGCTCGAGGGCGACGGCGTGTCGGCGGGCGACGAACGCCGCGCGCTCGCCGCCCTGTCGGCCGAGCACCGATGGCCGGCCGCCGGCGCACTGGCGTGGCTGCGGGACCGGGCGGCGGCGCTCCCCGCCCGCCTGGCGTCGTCCGGCCGGGCGGCCGCGGGCTCGTGGCGGGCCGTCCTCCACGAGGTCCTGGCGCTCGACCCCGTGCCGCACGTGGCGGCCGTGGCCGACGCGGTCGGGCGGTGGCGGGCGGCGCGGCAGTCGTGCACCCCACCGGACCGGTCGCCACCACCGACCTCGGGCCGGCGCATCGCCGTCCTCGTCGGTGGGCTGGGGTCGTCGAGCCTCGACGCCGCCGTCGACACCGTCGACACGGCGGCCCTCGGGTACGCGCCGGCCGACGTGGTCCGCTTCAGCTACGCCGGCGGTCGCACCCCCGACCCCACCGACGGGCTCACGACCGTGCCGGCGACGGCCTACACGCCGGCGGACACCCAGCGCGACCTCGCCGCGTCCGGTGCCGCCCTGGCCGACCTGCTCACGGCGATCGCGACCGCCGCGCCCGGGGTCCCCGTCGACGTGATCGCCCACTCGCAGGGCGGCCTCGTCGCCCGGCTGGCGCTCGACGACCTCGCATCCCGAGCCGGCGCTCCGGCGTTGCCGGCCGTGCTGGTCACCCTCGGCACGCCGCACGGCGGCGCCGACCTCGCGACCGCCGTCGCCGCGGCCGGCGTGTCGACCGCGGGCGCGTCCGCCCTCGGCGGCCTGTCGGCGCTGCTCGGCCTCGACCTGGACGCGAGGTCGCCGGCGATCGCCGAGTTGGCGGAGACGTCCGACGTGGTCGCCGGGCTCGCCGGCCGCCCGCCGCCGGCCGGCGTCAAGGCCGTCTCGATCGCGGCGCGGGGCGACCTCGTCGTGCCGACGGCGCGGTCGGCGCTGGCCGGCGCGGCACTCGCCGTGGTGCCGGTGGGCGGGCCGACCGCGCACGACCGCCTCCCCGGCACGCCGGAGGCGACGAGGGAGATCGCGCTCGCGCTCGCCGGCATGGCGCCGACCTGCGAGTCGCTCGCCGACGTGGTGCGGGATGCGGTCACCGCAGAGGCGATCTCCCTCGGCGAGGACGTGCTCGGCCTCGCCGCCGCGTCCACCGGCCTGGCCGTCGCGGCCGCACCGCCGTGA